A stretch of Sulfurimonas xiamenensis DNA encodes these proteins:
- the dnaK gene encoding molecular chaperone DnaK, with protein MSKVIGIDLGTTNSCVAVYEGGEAKIIPNKEGKNTTPSVVAFTDKGEVLVGDPAKRQAITNPNKTISSIKRIMGLMMSEENAKAAHDKVTYNIVDKDGMAAVDVAGKIYTPQEISAKILSKLKEDAEAYLGSTVTDAVITVPAYFNDAQRKATKDAGTIAGLNVLRIINEPTASALAYGLESKSDENVLVYDLGGGTFDVTVLEISDGTFEVLSTDGNAFLGGDDFDNKIVDYLNSEFKNTHGIDLKNDKMALQRLKDAAENAKKELSSSTETEINLPFITMTEAGPQHLVTKLTRAKFESMIEKLVEETISHIKTAMKDADLNNSDIKEIIMVGGSTRVPLAQKMVSDFFGGKKLNKGVNPDEVVAAGAAIQGGVLRGDVKDVLLLDVTPLSLGIETLGGVATKIIEKGTTIPVKKSQIFSTAEDNQPAVSISVVQGEREFAKDNKSLGLFELGDIPAAPRGVPQIEVTFDIDANGILTVSSTDKGTGKSQSITISGSSGLSEEEINKMVQDAEAHKAEDTKRKELVELKNQADALIAQTEKSLGEMGDKIEAEEKAKIESAIAELKETLKDESATKEQIEAKVKTLTEASHKMAEQMYKKEQGGEAEAADTKKKKDDEDVIDAEIE; from the coding sequence ATGTCAAAAGTTATAGGTATAGATTTAGGAACAACAAATTCATGTGTAGCAGTTTATGAGGGCGGCGAAGCAAAGATCATCCCAAATAAAGAAGGGAAAAACACAACTCCTTCGGTTGTTGCATTTACAGACAAAGGTGAGGTTTTAGTAGGAGATCCTGCAAAAAGACAGGCGATTACAAATCCAAACAAAACTATCTCTTCTATTAAGAGAATCATGGGTCTTATGATGAGTGAAGAGAATGCTAAAGCGGCTCACGACAAAGTAACTTACAATATTGTAGACAAAGACGGTATGGCGGCAGTTGATGTTGCAGGAAAGATCTACACTCCTCAAGAGATCTCTGCAAAAATTCTTAGCAAATTAAAAGAGGATGCAGAGGCTTATTTAGGCTCAACTGTAACAGACGCAGTTATCACGGTTCCTGCTTACTTTAACGATGCGCAGAGAAAAGCAACAAAAGATGCAGGAACTATCGCAGGACTTAATGTACTTCGTATCATAAATGAGCCAACAGCTTCTGCGCTTGCATACGGACTTGAGAGCAAAAGCGATGAAAATGTACTTGTTTACGACCTTGGGGGCGGAACATTTGATGTTACTGTTCTAGAGATCAGTGATGGTACTTTTGAGGTTCTATCAACTGATGGTAACGCATTTTTAGGAGGAGACGACTTTGACAACAAAATTGTTGACTACCTAAACAGCGAATTCAAAAATACACACGGCATTGATCTCAAAAATGACAAAATGGCGCTACAGCGTCTAAAAGATGCAGCTGAAAATGCTAAAAAGGAGCTCTCAAGCTCAACTGAAACAGAGATCAATCTGCCATTTATCACTATGACAGAAGCGGGACCTCAACACCTTGTAACAAAACTTACTCGTGCAAAATTCGAGAGTATGATCGAGAAGCTTGTTGAAGAGACTATCAGCCATATTAAAACTGCTATGAAAGATGCTGACCTAAACAACAGTGACATTAAAGAGATTATAATGGTTGGTGGTTCAACGCGTGTTCCATTGGCTCAAAAAATGGTATCTGATTTCTTCGGCGGCAAAAAACTCAACAAAGGTGTAAACCCTGATGAAGTTGTTGCAGCAGGTGCAGCTATCCAAGGCGGTGTTTTAAGAGGAGATGTTAAAGATGTACTTCTTCTAGATGTTACTCCACTATCTCTTGGAATAGAGACTCTAGGCGGTGTTGCAACTAAGATTATTGAAAAAGGTACTACGATACCTGTTAAAAAATCTCAGATCTTCTCAACTGCTGAAGACAACCAGCCTGCTGTTAGTATCTCAGTTGTTCAAGGTGAGAGAGAGTTTGCAAAAGACAACAAATCTTTAGGTCTTTTTGAACTCGGAGATATTCCTGCAGCTCCAAGAGGCGTGCCTCAGATCGAGGTTACTTTTGACATTGATGCAAACGGTATTTTAACTGTTAGCTCAACAGACAAAGGTACAGGTAAATCTCAATCAATCACTATCAGCGGAAGCTCAGGACTAAGCGAAGAAGAGATCAACAAAATGGTTCAAGATGCAGAAGCTCATAAAGCTGAAGATACAAAAAGAAAAGAGCTTGTTGAGCTTAAAAACCAAGCGGATGCGCTTATTGCTCAAACTGAAAAATCTCTTGGCGAAATGGGCGATAAGATCGAAGCTGAGGAGAAAGCAAAAATAGAGAGCGCTATAGCTGAGCTTAAAGAGACTCTAAAAGATGAGAGTGCTACAAAAGAGCAGATCGAAGCAAAAGTAAAAACTCTAACTGAAGCAAGTCATAAAATGGCTGAGCAGATGTACAAAAAAGAGCAAGGCGGTGAAGCGGAAGCTGCTGATACTAAAAAGAAAAAAGATGACGAAGATGTTATCGACGCTGAAATAGAGTAA
- a CDS encoding DNA polymerase III subunit delta', with amino-acid sequence MSVHKSQKGYILISTNIEKEFERLKEELKPNRVAGFIEDEFKIEHAKAVIAESYISESQTKYIILGANNFNKVSQNSLLKVLEEPPKNIKFIIISPTKSNLLPTVRSRMPIVKGEKTHMIQEINLNLSRIDYAEVFEFLKANARVKKNEAKSLVEAIYYKATVVEKLILSASALQNFDKAYRLLELNARPQSVLAMILMSFTGEKNAS; translated from the coding sequence ATGTCAGTTCATAAATCTCAAAAGGGCTATATACTTATCTCCACTAACATAGAAAAAGAGTTTGAAAGACTTAAGGAGGAGTTAAAACCTAATAGAGTTGCAGGTTTTATAGAGGATGAATTTAAAATTGAACATGCAAAAGCGGTAATAGCAGAATCTTATATCAGCGAATCTCAAACAAAATATATTATTTTAGGTGCAAATAACTTTAATAAAGTATCTCAAAACTCACTTCTAAAAGTTTTAGAAGAGCCTCCTAAAAATATAAAATTTATAATTATTTCTCCCACAAAATCAAATTTGCTTCCTACAGTCCGCTCAAGAATGCCTATAGTAAAAGGTGAAAAAACGCATATGATTCAAGAGATTAATCTTAATCTCTCCAGAATAGATTATGCAGAAGTTTTTGAATTTTTAAAAGCAAATGCAAGAGTGAAAAAAAATGAAGCAAAAAGTCTTGTTGAAGCAATCTACTACAAAGCAACTGTTGTAGAAAAACTTATTTTAAGCGCTTCGGCTCTTCAAAATTTTGATAAAGCTTATAGACTTTTAGAGTTAAACGCAAGACCGCAAAGTGTGTTGGCGATGATTCTTATGAGTTTTACAGGAGAAAAAAATGCAAGTTGA
- a CDS encoding HobA family DNA replication regulator, with translation MQDFAQWSLDAIREEGGCFSWLEEQRFDWTTTTSQALEQILSGKTIILITDEKRKWLETYILDFLNSSQLDRPLLPIISIDSLYKHYNSVNGGEMLDVVEDMISLAHKEDYFFWYIGKGEDKRADLAKRKDTSYFWIFDEEYLNAFHLKSYDKLLDIKLLQLYRLFNASLNAAMFGEVDVSS, from the coding sequence ATGCAGGATTTTGCGCAGTGGAGTTTGGATGCAATCAGAGAAGAGGGTGGCTGTTTTAGTTGGCTAGAAGAGCAGAGATTTGACTGGACCACTACAACTTCACAGGCGCTTGAGCAGATATTAAGCGGTAAAACAATTATTCTTATTACAGATGAAAAAAGAAAATGGCTTGAGACATATATTCTTGATTTTTTAAACTCTTCACAGCTAGACCGCCCACTGCTTCCTATTATCAGCATAGATAGTTTATATAAGCATTATAACAGTGTAAATGGTGGAGAGATGCTTGATGTAGTTGAAGATATGATATCTTTGGCGCATAAAGAGGACTATTTCTTTTGGTATATAGGCAAGGGAGAGGATAAAAGAGCAGACCTTGCAAAGAGAAAAGATACAAGTTATTTTTGGATTTTTGATGAGGAGTATCTCAACGCATTTCATCTTAAATCTTATGACAAGCTATTAGATATAAAACTTCTTCAGCTTTATCGTCTTTTTAATGCTTCTCTTAATGCAGCGATGTTCGGGGAAGTTGATGTCAGTTCATAA
- a CDS encoding TonB-dependent receptor domain-containing protein: protein MKIYLFLIFLTTLLFSKEADIDELLSQYRAASELYFETKNEEAGHIIVFSRADLDKMQAYTLNDVLKTLRMFTLKTTNFGMSSLVKTPYSEQSMSSVKIFINSYELTSVTSGTSMAQFGKMGLNHIDHIEVYQASNSITFSGEPGNMIIKLYTKDSSRERAFVSQLSLDSEGGSRAQIIEADTFNGYSCLANIDIGKNEYKKYKNNQSTLSRDGYRGQFYFNLSKKEDFMLEAGSSSEKYDLFSGIGSSIEDGEVDVKYHYIQFTKYLDTSLKFIFSSTYETLEIENSDTTGISLFDETIANDFIMRAGSYTNSAILEKRHKYKNNNLLFGAQVKFKRFFLDELKSNSTEKPIILGPKKLDIYMAYFEDIYSINKDHKITLGLKFDHYDSHFGTSSTQETFRLGYIGRLSENFSLKSFVQKGYIYPIFAQTTFSPIYNPNPYLKSSKTAIAKVELEYKKESVTITAGAGGSKSKNGIIYDASEKIYINNDKNSDYKHFFINSSYKFNADNKIIFEYFKAYKDNFYFSSDEGVLLQIYNRVNKFDIYNELVYRSSYIGVDGVHIDAGYDYTAGIIYHYSKKLDLKIKGENIFDKAIQNSISGIKVPALEKRAIFTMEYIF, encoded by the coding sequence GTGAAAATATATCTTTTTTTAATATTTTTAACAACTCTGTTGTTTAGTAAAGAAGCAGATATCGATGAATTGCTTTCTCAATATAGAGCGGCAAGTGAACTTTATTTTGAAACAAAAAATGAAGAAGCGGGACATATTATAGTATTTTCTCGCGCAGACTTAGACAAAATGCAGGCTTATACACTAAATGATGTTTTAAAAACATTAAGAATGTTTACACTAAAAACTACAAACTTTGGAATGAGCTCACTTGTAAAAACTCCCTACTCAGAACAGAGTATGTCATCTGTTAAAATATTTATAAATTCTTATGAATTAACATCTGTTACTTCTGGTACAAGCATGGCCCAGTTTGGAAAAATGGGACTCAATCATATAGATCATATAGAAGTTTACCAAGCTTCAAACTCTATCACTTTTAGCGGTGAACCTGGGAATATGATTATTAAACTCTACACTAAAGATTCATCAAGAGAGAGGGCATTTGTATCACAACTCTCGCTTGACTCTGAGGGAGGCTCTAGAGCTCAAATAATAGAAGCTGATACATTTAACGGCTACTCCTGTTTAGCAAATATTGATATCGGTAAAAATGAGTATAAAAAATACAAAAACAACCAAAGTACATTGTCAAGAGATGGATATAGAGGACAATTTTACTTTAACCTCTCAAAAAAAGAGGACTTTATGCTCGAAGCAGGAAGCTCTTCAGAAAAGTATGATCTCTTTAGCGGTATAGGCTCTTCCATAGAAGATGGAGAAGTTGATGTAAAATATCACTACATTCAATTTACAAAATATCTTGATACCTCTTTAAAATTTATTTTTTCAAGTACTTACGAAACTCTGGAAATAGAAAATTCGGATACAACCGGTATATCACTTTTTGATGAAACAATAGCAAATGATTTTATTATGAGAGCAGGTTCGTATACCAACAGTGCAATCTTAGAGAAGAGACACAAATACAAAAACAATAATCTTTTATTTGGCGCACAAGTAAAATTTAAAAGATTTTTTCTTGATGAGTTAAAAAGCAATAGCACAGAAAAACCGATAATTCTCGGTCCAAAAAAGCTTGATATCTACATGGCATATTTTGAAGATATTTACAGTATAAACAAAGATCATAAAATAACACTGGGTCTTAAATTTGATCATTACGACAGCCATTTTGGCACTTCTTCAACACAGGAGACATTTCGCTTGGGTTATATAGGGAGATTAAGTGAAAATTTTTCACTTAAGTCATTTGTTCAAAAAGGTTATATCTACCCGATTTTTGCGCAAACAACATTCTCCCCAATCTACAATCCAAATCCATATTTAAAAAGTTCAAAAACAGCTATTGCCAAAGTTGAACTTGAGTATAAAAAAGAGAGTGTAACTATAACCGCAGGAGCGGGAGGTTCTAAATCTAAAAATGGAATCATATATGATGCTTCAGAAAAAATATATATAAATAATGATAAAAATTCTGATTATAAACATTTTTTTATCAACAGCAGCTATAAATTTAACGCAGATAACAAAATAATTTTTGAGTATTTTAAGGCATATAAAGATAATTTTTATTTTAGCTCAGACGAAGGAGTACTTCTTCAAATTTATAATAGAGTTAATAAGTTTGACATCTATAATGAACTCGTATATCGATCCTCTTACATCGGTGTCGACGGCGTACATATCGATGCAGGCTATGACTATACCGCGGGTATAATCTATCATTACAGCAAAAAACTTGATTTGAAAATAAAAGGCGAGAATATATTTGACAAAGCAATTCAAAACAGCATATCGGGTATAAAAGTGCCTGCTCTTGAGAAGAGAGCCATCTTCACAATGGAGTATATTTTTTAA
- the folP gene encoding dihydropteroate synthase has product MQVELLSNSINIKKYLKELGVDSGGIKILASKAALHIVYIRELHVGGANILKQDALSIGADLAVPRGTVVAKISHVDCMLIATTKQLQLLSKKELAQPFGLKELAKKLQDILKVKKTSRVEVMGILNANDDSFFSDSRIKERDAIKAIEKMAEEGADIIDIGGVSSAPNTIYVGAKEELRRVKPIFDMIKKEKLYEKVKFSIDSYEPSVVSYALESGFKIVNDITGLANDEVCKLCSAYNATALIMHMQKDPFTMQQSPEYKNVLGDIYSFFEQRVAKAESFGVKDMVLDVGIGFGKTLEHNLMLIKHQEHFLTLKKPLLVGASRKSMIDKISPSLPKERLSGTLVLHLEAAKNGASIIRVHDVKEHVQALRVQKALEDI; this is encoded by the coding sequence ATGCAAGTTGAACTTTTATCAAATAGTATAAATATAAAAAAATATCTAAAAGAGTTGGGAGTTGACAGCGGCGGGATTAAAATACTTGCATCAAAAGCGGCGCTTCATATTGTCTATATAAGAGAGTTACATGTAGGCGGAGCAAATATTCTAAAACAGGATGCTCTTAGCATAGGAGCTGATTTAGCGGTGCCTCGCGGAACTGTTGTGGCAAAAATTTCGCATGTTGATTGTATGTTGATTGCAACAACAAAACAGTTGCAGCTGCTTAGTAAAAAAGAGCTGGCTCAACCATTTGGTTTAAAAGAGCTGGCTAAGAAACTTCAAGATATTTTAAAAGTTAAAAAAACTTCACGCGTAGAAGTTATGGGTATTCTTAATGCAAACGATGACAGCTTTTTTTCAGACTCAAGAATTAAAGAAAGAGATGCGATAAAAGCGATAGAGAAAATGGCAGAAGAGGGCGCTGATATTATTGATATTGGTGGAGTTTCTTCTGCTCCTAACACCATATATGTCGGTGCCAAAGAGGAGCTAAGAAGAGTAAAACCGATATTTGATATGATAAAAAAAGAGAAGTTATATGAAAAGGTAAAATTTAGTATCGACAGCTACGAGCCTTCAGTTGTCTCTTACGCTCTTGAGAGCGGGTTTAAAATAGTAAATGATATTACGGGATTGGCAAATGATGAAGTTTGTAAACTTTGCAGCGCATATAATGCAACTGCCCTAATTATGCATATGCAAAAAGATCCGTTTACAATGCAGCAAAGTCCTGAATATAAAAATGTTTTAGGCGATATATACTCTTTTTTTGAACAAAGAGTCGCTAAAGCTGAATCATTCGGTGTTAAAGATATGGTTTTGGATGTTGGAATTGGATTTGGAAAAACGCTAGAACATAATCTAATGCTGATAAAACATCAAGAGCATTTTTTAACTCTAAAAAAACCGCTTCTTGTTGGTGCTTCAAGAAAATCTATGATAGATAAAATATCCCCATCTCTACCAAAAGAGAGATTATCAGGAACTTTAGTTTTACATTTAGAAGCGGCTAAAAACGGAGCTTCTATTATTCGTGTGCATGATGTAAAAGAACATGTGCAAGCATTAAGAGTCCAAAAAGCTTTAGAAGATATTTGA
- the grpE gene encoding nucleotide exchange factor GrpE — protein sequence MPKENNEEIENESLENIELDKTTLEKEAEEKAEAEAKAEADEKSVENEINLLQEEIASLKDKYARVHADFDNIKKRLEREKYTAVEYSNEKFAKDMIPVMDALQMALSSTENVTDPTEHLEKLKEGIELTLKQFTTSLQKHGVTMVSHDEPFDPNIHNAIQSVDSDTVESGQIVQTFQTGYRYKDRPLREAMVVVAN from the coding sequence ATGCCAAAAGAAAATAATGAAGAGATTGAAAATGAATCTCTTGAAAATATCGAGCTAGATAAAACAACTCTTGAAAAAGAGGCAGAAGAGAAGGCTGAAGCGGAAGCAAAAGCTGAAGCAGATGAAAAATCTGTTGAAAATGAAATTAATCTTTTACAAGAGGAGATAGCTTCTCTAAAAGATAAATATGCTCGTGTACATGCTGATTTTGATAATATCAAAAAAAGATTAGAGAGAGAGAAATATACAGCGGTAGAATATTCAAACGAAAAATTTGCCAAAGACATGATTCCAGTTATGGACGCACTTCAAATGGCACTCTCCTCTACGGAAAATGTAACTGATCCGACAGAGCATTTAGAAAAATTAAAAGAGGGCATTGAACTTACACTCAAACAATTTACAACCTCTTTGCAAAAACATGGTGTAACAATGGTTTCACATGATGAGCCGTTTGATCCAAATATTCACAACGCCATTCAAAGCGTAGATAGCGACACGGTAGAGAGCGGTCAAATCGTTCAGACATTTCAAACCGGTTATAGATATAAAGATAGACCATTAAGGGAAGCAATGGTGGTAGTCGCCAACTAA
- a CDS encoding sensor domain-containing diguanylate cyclase has translation MVKKKEIFIFFLLFILSIALLYVYNYTKKTSTSIFENIQKHDIEHISSILKNIEHDFLKSLNIQNSKDMLLAFKNENNRKKYENMLSMTISSNIKYTYVLYKDEIDRFRFILDASKTDKANFYQKFDVEKQEYIDAYKTKKPQIIKQKNMENLYITYLLPIVINNEVIALFSVDISTDLQKYLLESIEPLENFFIVLIWLILLFIFITLMQLFYYFATKKRVFTDPLTNTFNRNYLQELPNVINLNNYSVAMIDLDKFKVINDTYGHDAGDYVLVQASEIFKTSIRASDILIRYGGEEFLLFIHTRSGSALHICERIKENINSKKYFYNNHTINLSVSIGLHNHPALEKNLHEVIKKADNMLYLAKQNGRNRIEVYNEKLNFK, from the coding sequence ATGGTAAAGAAGAAAGAGATATTTATATTTTTTCTGCTTTTTATTTTAAGTATAGCACTGCTGTATGTTTACAACTATACAAAAAAAACAAGTACAAGTATTTTTGAAAATATACAAAAACATGATATTGAGCATATCTCTTCTATCCTTAAAAATATAGAGCATGATTTTTTAAAATCTCTAAATATACAAAATTCAAAAGATATGCTTTTGGCTTTTAAAAATGAAAATAACAGAAAAAAATATGAAAATATGCTCTCCATGACAATATCGTCAAATATTAAATATACCTATGTTTTATATAAAGACGAGATAGACAGATTTAGATTTATTTTAGATGCTTCAAAAACTGATAAAGCAAATTTTTATCAAAAATTTGATGTTGAAAAGCAGGAGTATATTGACGCATATAAAACAAAAAAGCCTCAAATCATAAAACAGAAAAATATGGAAAATCTTTATATTACCTATCTGCTTCCAATAGTTATAAATAACGAAGTCATAGCTCTGTTTAGTGTTGATATATCAACAGATCTTCAAAAATATCTATTAGAATCCATTGAGCCTCTGGAGAATTTTTTTATTGTTTTAATTTGGCTGATTCTACTCTTTATATTTATAACTCTAATGCAGCTTTTTTACTACTTTGCTACCAAAAAAAGAGTTTTTACCGATCCGCTCACAAATACATTTAATAGAAATTATCTTCAAGAGCTGCCAAATGTTATCAATCTAAATAACTACAGCGTCGCTATGATTGATCTTGATAAATTCAAAGTCATCAATGACACTTATGGGCACGATGCCGGAGACTATGTTCTTGTTCAAGCAAGTGAAATATTTAAAACATCCATTCGCGCGAGTGATATACTTATTAGATACGGAGGGGAAGAGTTTTTACTCTTTATTCATACTAGAAGCGGATCAGCTTTACATATTTGTGAGAGAATCAAAGAGAATATAAATTCAAAAAAATATTTTTATAACAACCATACGATTAATCTTAGTGTTTCTATTGGTTTGCACAATCACCCGGCTTTAGAGAAAAATCTGCATGAAGTTATTAAAAAAGCAGATAATATGCTCTATCTTGCAAAGCAAAACGGGCGAAATCGCATAGAAGTTTATAATGAAAAACTAAATTTTAAGTAA
- a CDS encoding aspartate kinase translates to MLIVQKFGGTSVGDLDRIQNVANRVSATKKAGHDIVVVVSAMSGETNKLIGYAEHFSKNPARVEMDMLLSSGERVTAALLAIALSEMGFPAISMTGRKAGIVTDNIHTKARIEEINPVVMHNAIKEGKIVVVAGFQGISQDGNVTTLGRGGSDLSAVAIAGALKADLCEIYTDVSGIFTTDPRIEPKAKKLEKISYDEMLELASLGAKVLQNRSVELAKKLNVNLVTRTSFSDEEGTLITKEENIMEKPLVSGIALDKNQARVSLIGVKDRPGIASDIFTKLSNNSVNIDMIVQNVGHDGRANIDFTVPVGDLNDAKVVVDTFVKDAEVDEVSYDENICKVSIVGVGMKSHTGVAAKAFSTMAKENINIGMISTSEIKISMVIDEKYAELAVRALHNAYELDK, encoded by the coding sequence ATGTTGATAGTTCAAAAATTTGGCGGAACAAGCGTTGGTGATTTGGATCGTATTCAAAATGTGGCAAATCGTGTAAGCGCTACCAAAAAAGCCGGTCATGACATAGTCGTAGTGGTTTCGGCTATGAGTGGGGAGACCAATAAACTTATAGGATATGCGGAGCATTTTTCAAAAAATCCTGCAAGAGTAGAGATGGATATGCTGCTAAGTTCAGGTGAGAGAGTAACTGCTGCTCTTTTAGCAATTGCGCTAAGCGAGATGGGATTCCCTGCAATATCAATGACAGGCAGAAAAGCTGGAATTGTTACGGATAATATTCATACAAAAGCGCGTATTGAAGAGATTAACCCAGTTGTTATGCATAATGCTATAAAAGAGGGAAAAATTGTAGTAGTAGCAGGTTTTCAGGGTATATCGCAAGATGGAAATGTAACAACGCTCGGACGCGGAGGAAGTGACCTCTCCGCTGTTGCAATCGCGGGAGCGCTCAAAGCAGATTTGTGTGAGATTTACACAGATGTCAGCGGAATTTTCACGACTGACCCTCGTATTGAGCCAAAAGCGAAAAAACTTGAAAAAATTTCATATGATGAGATGCTTGAGCTTGCCTCTTTGGGTGCAAAAGTACTTCAAAACCGCTCAGTGGAGCTGGCAAAAAAATTAAATGTCAATTTAGTAACAAGAACAAGCTTTTCAGATGAAGAGGGAACATTAATTACGAAGGAAGAAAATATTATGGAAAAACCGTTAGTAAGCGGAATTGCACTGGATAAAAACCAAGCGCGTGTATCGTTAATAGGCGTAAAAGACAGACCGGGAATTGCTTCGGATATCTTTACAAAACTTTCAAACAATAGTGTAAATATTGATATGATAGTTCAAAATGTGGGTCATGACGGCAGAGCAAATATAGATTTTACAGTACCTGTAGGTGATTTAAATGATGCTAAAGTTGTTGTTGATACATTTGTCAAAGATGCAGAGGTTGATGAGGTCTCTTATGATGAAAACATTTGCAAAGTTTCAATAGTAGGCGTAGGTATGAAATCTCACACCGGTGTTGCAGCAAAAGCGTTCTCGACAATGGCAAAAGAGAATATCAATATCGGTATGATCTCTACATCAGAAATAAAAATTTCAATGGTAATAGATGAAAAATATGCAGAGCTTGCAGTTAGAGCTCTTCATAATGCTTATGAGTTAGATAAATAA